The Quercus robur chromosome 7, dhQueRobu3.1, whole genome shotgun sequence genome has a segment encoding these proteins:
- the LOC126692751 gene encoding uncharacterized protein LOC126692751 isoform X3 codes for MVVSDANLVLYVEEQFNPSPRYLDSSLGGLYSISLEISQMSKFCLNGDSIFVVISKKEGLCSFRLHVQLVMHYELRKIKL; via the exons ATGGTGGTTTCAGATGCCAATTTGGTACTGTATGTGGAGGAGCAATTCAATCCAAGTCCAAG ATACTTGGATTCTTCTTTGGGGGGATTGTACTCAATCAGTTTAGAGATCTCGCAGATGTCAAAATTCTGTCTGAATGGAGATTCTATTTTTGTG gtaaTATCGAAAAAGGAAGGTTTATGCTCTTTCCGATTGCATGTTCAATTGGTCATGCATTATGAgctgagaaaaataaaattgtaa
- the LOC126692751 gene encoding uncharacterized protein LOC126692751 isoform X2: MVVSDANLVLYVEEQFNPSPRYLDSSLGGLYSISLEISQMSKFCLNGDSIFVYRLAIATAALAAGATTKVSSIGRHFLQNTVKDWEPFY, translated from the exons ATGGTGGTTTCAGATGCCAATTTGGTACTGTATGTGGAGGAGCAATTCAATCCAAGTCCAAG ATACTTGGATTCTTCTTTGGGGGGATTGTACTCAATCAGTTTAGAGATCTCGCAGATGTCAAAATTCTGTCTGAATGGAGATTCTATTTTTGTG taTCGCTTGGCTATAGCCACTGCCGCACTTGCAGCTGGAGCCACAACTAAAGTTTCCTCCATAGGAAGACATTTTCTTCAGAATACAGTAAAGGATTGGGAACCATTTTACTGA
- the LOC126692751 gene encoding uncharacterized protein LOC126692751 isoform X1 encodes MSKLCPNGGLCGFCLERLISFFVKVVWQWQPYSENVIAGLPKYCLAGQDMVSPLICFHMVELHQLDLVLCQFDLQQGIPVACDTRVDLHEIDLERICHLSDQKEIQEIACDALQALCDHHEFLKPRVEPGPEAVELVNAIHVYIGNTIRTWVTVT; translated from the exons ATGTCAAAATTATGTCCTAATGGGGGTTTATGTGGGTTCTGTTTGGAGAGATTAATATCCTTTTTTGTCAAG GTGGTCTGGCAGTGGCAGCCATATTCAGAAAATGTCATTGCAGGGCTGCCTAAGTATTGTTTAGCTGGGCAAGACATGGTGTCTCCTTTGATATGCTTTCACATGGTGGAGCTCCATCAACTGGATCTGGTATTATGCCAGTTTGATCTTCAGCAGGGTATACCTGTTGCTTGTGACACTCGTGTTGACTTGCATGAGATTGATTTGGAACGTATATGTCACTTGTCTGATCAGAAAGAGATACAGGAAATAGCCTGTGATGCACTCCAAGCATTGTGTGACCATCATGAATTCTTGAAACCAAGAGTAGAACCTGGTCCAGAGGCAGTAGAGTTAGTCAATGCCATCCATGTCTACATCGGCAATACCATTCGAACATGGGTCACAGTAACCTGA
- the LOC126692749 gene encoding uncharacterized protein LOC126692749 isoform X3: MAMSKVEKEEEETERLVMGTTKVVYYLEPLMSKELLCKFPDKSLAFDFDYTQSSIWSPLVPRAYSAMDLDSDFEDLDFMTPTNRKISFGGGGGAMVLSNKTNLKKVTYNIKKKLNINLNLNVLKMKHMHKNKTKASEFSPTPLKPTFTCFPHTTRAWTKALKAASKHFKKKKKTDPTAHFNNLRDGNISR; encoded by the exons ATGGCTATGTCCaaagtagaaaaagaagaagaagagacagAGAGGCTTGTTATGGGCACTACAAAAGTGGTGTACTACTTAGAACCATTGATGTCAAAAGAGCTTCTCTGCAAATTCCCTGACAAGTCATTGGCTTTCGACTTTGACTACACGCAGAGCTCAATATGGTCCCCTTTGGTCCCTCGGGCTTACAGTGCCATGGACTTGGATTCTGATTTTGAAGATTTGGATTTCATGACACCCACAAATAGAAAGATCTcatttggtggtggtggtggtgctatGGTGTTGAGCAACAAAACCAATTTGAAGAAAGTCACTTACAACATCAAGAAGAAGCTCAACATCAATCTTAATCTCAATGTTTTGAAGATGAAGCACATGCACAAGAACAAAACCAAGGCATCTGAGTTCTCCCCAACTCCTCTAAAGCCCACTTTTACTTGTTTCCCACACACCACAAGG GCTTGGACTAAGGCGTTGAAAGCTGCCTCTAAACAtttcaagaaaaagaagaagacagatCCCACGGCCCATTTCAACAATTTGAGAGATGGGAATATTTCAAGATGA
- the LOC126692752 gene encoding uncharacterized protein LOC126692752: MPIWYCMWRSNSIQVQGISDRSKEYSGELGQQHQRRSASTRIFANLNQLYKAQRNIILCAATILLYWSVYRICKFYKEIQSLEAAQKRDSKTCGEERFKW, encoded by the exons ATGCCAATTTGGTACTGTATGTGGAGGAGCAATTCAATCCAAGTCCAAG GAATCTCTGATCGGAGTAAGGAATATTCCGGCGAGCTAGGTCAGCAGCACCAACGAAGATCTGCTTCCACACGCATCTTTGCCAATCTCAATCAA CTATACAAAGCTCAAAGGAATATCATTTTGTGTGCGGCAACAATTCTTCTATATTG GTCTGTGTACCGCATCTGTAAGTTTTACAAGGAGATTCAGAGCTTAGAGGCAGCACAGAAGAG AGACTCCAAAACCTGTGGTGAAGAAAGATTCAAATGGTAA
- the LOC126692749 gene encoding uncharacterized protein LOC126692749 isoform X4, with product MAMSKVEEEETERLVMGTTKVVYYLEPLMSKELPCKSPDKSSAFGFDYTQSSIWSPLVPRACSAMDLDSDFEDLDFMTPTNRKISFGGGAMVLSNKTKLKKVTHNIKKKLNINLNLNVLKMKHMHKNKTKASEFSPTPLKPTFTCFRHTTKAWTKALKAASKHFKKKKKKDPTAHVKLPNNLRDGNISR from the exons ATGGCTATGtccaaagtagaagaagaagagacagAGAGGCTTGTTATGGGCACTACAAAAGTGGTGTACTACTTAGAACCATTGATGTCAAAAGAGCTTCCCTGCAAATCCCCTGACAAGTCATCGGCTTTTGGCTTTGACTACACGCAGAGCTCAATATGGTCCCCTTTGGTCCCTCGGGCTTGCAGTGCCATGGACTTGGATTCTGATTTTGAAGATTTGGATTTCATGACACCCACAAATAGAAAGATCTCATTTGGTGGTGGTGCTATGGTGTTGAGCAATAAAACCAAGTTGAAGAAAGTCACTCACAACATCAAGAAGAAGCTCAACATCAATCTTAATCTTAATGTTTTGAAGATGAAGCACATGCACAAGAACAAAACCAAGGCATCTGAGTTCTCCCCAACTCCTCTAAAGCCCACTTTTACTTGTTTCCGACACACCACAAAG GCTTGGACTAAGGCGTTGAAAGCTGCCTCTAAACAtttcaagaaaaagaagaagaaagatccCACGGCCCATGTGAAGCTCCCCAACAATTTGAGAGATGGGAATATTTCAAGATGA